The sequence GAGCGTTGCCGATCCAGGCGATTCTCGCGCAGGCGAACTGGCAGGAGTCGCTCACATTCACTCCGGATGAGAAGTCGGGCCGCTCACTCGACGTGCTGACCCTGACCGGAAAAGCCGTACTGCAGTCCCCGCCCCATCAGACGGGCCTCATGTCGCACACCATCAAAGTCTGGCTGTCGCGAGAAAAAGAGAACTCCAAACCGGTCGTTCAGGCCGGCTCGGACAGTGTTCCACCCATGGCCCGCGATCTCCGGATCGATCGCACGCTGGCGGAAGGTGAGGTCGCAGTTGTCAGCCCGTATCTGGAAGGGGAGTACGAGTCGCTCGACATCAAGTTCCGTCCCGAGTCGAAGGAACTGCTCGCTCAGCTCAAGCAGACCTCGCCCGTCCAGCAGACTGCAGGCGGCTCTTCGGAGTCGACTCCCGCTGAACGGCAGTTGCCGGAGTCACCATTCAAGATTGATGCGACACGACTCAAACTGCAGGTGTTGCATGATCCGGCGTTTGAAGAAGTCCACGTCGCGCACGTTCAGACCGAAGGAAAGATCCAGGCGAACGGAATTCTGTCTGGGCAGAATGAGCCGCTGCATCTGGAAGGACAATCGGTTGAGATCTCCAACGCCGGACAGAATCGGCAGCGGTTTCAACTGCTCGGAAATCAGGAACGTTACGCCTCGATTCAACACGGAGCCATGCGGATCGACGGGATCGATCTGTTCCTCGATCGTCAACAGGACTTCACCCGCGTGATGGGAAGCGGCTCGATCGAGTTTCCGGTCGACTCGAACTGGAACGGCGACAAGTCGGCTCAGCCACAGACGCTCGAAGTCTCCTGGAAAGAACAGATGCGATTTGAAGGCGCGACCGCTCACTTCATCGGCGGCGTGAAGGCGACCCTGGGCGATGCGGTCATCACATGCGAAGAACTCAAGGTCCATCTCGATCAGGCGGTTTCGCTGAAGATGAATTCGCTGGCCGTGCGGCCGCAGATTGCCCGCATCGAATGTCAGGATCGCGTCCACTTTGAGATGAAGCACTACGAAGAAGGAGTACTTGTTGGAATCCGTTACGTCAATGTCTGGTCTTTCAGTATGGACCAGCGAACCGGAGCGATGACGGCTCAGGGACCGGGCGATCTGGAGTTCTGGCAGAAGCGGACCGGCAAGTCGCCACTCGGACTTCCGGAAGCAACGATGAGTCAGTCACCGAAGGAGATCGACAAGAAAGCCGATCCGCCCGCCGGGTGGGATTACACGCGGATCACCTTCGAGGGCGAGATGACGGGCAACTACATGCAGCGTCAGGCGACTTTGCATCGCATGGTCAACGTATTGCACGGACCGGTTTCCGAACCCCTTGTTCGATTTGTCCGCGATGCCCGTCCACCAGACAGTGTCTGGGTTCGCTGTGAAACGCTTGAACTGCTGCTGCGCTCGCTTGGCGGCGACGGCGAAGAGGAGGCAGCCAAACCGGAGAACTGGTCCGTTGAAATTCAGGCGCGCGAGAACGCCGAGATCGAAGGCGACAGTTTTCAGGCGAGTGCCGATGTCATTTCCTACAACCACGCCAACCGAATGTTTATGATGCGGGGCATGGAGAATCGTCATGTCAGGATCTGGCATTTCGCTCATCCCAACGCGCCGCGCTCCCGTTACGATGTGATGATGATTCGCATCTCTCCGGACGGAAACATCCTGGAACTCGATCGGACCAAAGGAGCGTCCGGATTCAGGTAACCTTTCTTTCGGAATCGGATTCCCACTGAGCGGCGACGACTGTACCGCATCCTCTTGTCGAAATCCGATTTCATGTCCGATCGCCCGCTGGTTGTTGTCACCGACTTCATTGAAGAGCCCCTTGCGATCGAACGCGAGATTCTGGGCTCCGTTGCCGAAGTGGTCGCGCTCAATGCCTTCGAAGAGAAAGAACTTCACGGCGTCATCGAGAAGGCGTCGGCTGTAATGGTCTATCACACCGTGCCGATTACCGCGGACACGATCAATCGGCTGGAGCGATGTAAGCTGATCGTCCGCTGCGGTGTCGGCTACGACAACGTCGATCGTCCAGCCGCTCGCAAACGAGGCATCAGCGTTGCCAACGTTCCCGATTATGGCACCGAAGAAGTCGCCGACAGCGCGATCGCCATGGCCCTCGCGTTCACTCGCGGCACCCATATTCTCAATCATCGTCTGCAGCGCGAGTTCGGGCCCTGGTCGTATCAGCAGATCGTGCCGAAGCCACGCCTTCGAGGGGAAGTCTTCGGCATCGTTGGGCTGGGACGCATCGGCATAGCGACCGCACTTCGGGCCAAAGCTCTCGGTTGCGATGTTCGATTCTACGATCCGTATGTCGAACAAGGCATGGACAAAGCGCTCGGCATCCGACAGGTTCACTCTCTGCCCGAGTTGCTCTCTGCAGCTTATGTCGTGAGCCTGCATTGCCCGCTGACCGAAGAAACGGCCAATCTGATTGATGAAGAGATGCTCGGTCAGATGCGGCCCGGCAGCTATCTCATCAACACGGCTCGAGGCGGCGTGGTCCATCCGAAGATTATTCTCCATGCTCTTGAGAATAACCTGTTGGCGGGTGCAGGAATCGATGTGCTTCCCGATGAACCTCCCTCTCCCGACAATCCGCTCATTCAAGCCTGGCGCAATCCGGATCATCCCGCCTACGAGCGTCTCATCCTCAATCCGCATGCAGCGTTTTACTGCGAAGAGGGTCTTGAGGAAATGCGAGTCAAAGGTTCCCAGAACTGCCTCCGTGTCCTGCAGGGAATGCCCCCGCTGAACGTGGTGAACTGAGCATTCCGGTTCGCCGGTCAACTCTCAGGCGGCTGTGTGCTTCGAGTTCATAATGGTTCCCGCACGCCTGGTTCGGCGTTACATGCTATCGACATTGAGATGTCGGTCGATCCGAAACGCGTGCCGGGTACAAATTCCGGAAATACGCGACTTCTCGAATTCAAAACTTTGTTTCTCAACGAGCTGTCTATAATCAGCAGTGAACCGGCGATACGTCGGAGATGCCGACCCAGGACATCAGTGAGAGACTTTCATGGCGGTTGCGGCTCCTTCAGAAATCCGATCGACAACAGGTCGGACTTCCGTCTTTCGTAGTCAGGTGAGTCGGGTTCTGGATGATCTTCGTCATGGAAGGATCATTCTCGAAGAAAACGGAACGACGACCGTATTCGGGACGCTGGGAAGCGATGGTCTTGAAGCCGTTATCCGTGTTGTCGATCCGAAGATGTATCAACGGGTCGCATTCGAGGGGAGTCTCGGTGCGGCGGAAGCCTACCTGCAGGGCGAATGGGAATGTGATGATCTGGTCGAACTCTTCCGGATCCTCTGTCGCAATCGCGAACGATTGATGGTCATGGACTCGGGGGTCTCGCGATTCTTCCTGGGACTCGCGGCCTTCGCTCATCGGCTGCGGAAGAATTCCAGGGCTGGCAGTCAGAAGAACATTGCCGCTCATTACGATCTGAGCAACGCGTTCTTCGAACTGTTCCTCGATCCAACCATGATGTACTCCTCGGCTTACTATGAGGACGACGCCATGTCTCTGGACGAGGCGTCGCTGGCCAAGCTCGATATCGTCTGCCGAAAGCTTGATCTCGGACCGGAAGATCACGTGCTTGAAATCGGCACCGGCTGGGGGGGCTTCGCCGAGTACGCGGTGCGGAACGTTGGCTGCCGCGTCACCACAACAACTGTTTCCGGACAGCAGTACGATTTTGCGAAGAAGAGAATCGAGCAGGCTGAGATCGCCGATCGGGTGACGTTGCTCAAGAAGGACTATCGGGATCTCAGCGGGAGCTACGACAAGATCGTTTCGATCGAAATGATCGAAGCCGTGGGCCACGACTATCTACCGGAGTATGTCCGGAAATGCGAATCGCTGCTCAAGCCTGAGGGATGGATGCTGGTGCAGAGCATTCTGATGCCCGATCAGCGGTACGAACGTTACCGCAAGTCGGTCGATTTCATTCAGAAGTACGTCTTCCCAGGCGGGCACCTGCCGAGTGTGGGAGCCATTCAGCATGCATTCGACGACAGCAGCCAGATGCGGCTCGTCGAGTATGAAGAGTTTCCGGAATCGTATGCCCGGACCCTCCACGAGTGGCGGCAGCGTTTTAAGGACAAACTCGATCGGGTGCGGGAGCTGGGCTTTGACGAACGATTCATCCGGCTCTGGGAGTACTACCTCTGCTATTGCGAGGGAGCGTTCCTCGAGCACGCAACCACAGTGGGCCACTTCCTCTGGCGTAAAGTCGCTTATTGACGAGCGGGAAAGTCGGAGCTGAGGCACGGGCAAGCGGTGGACTCAACAATCGTGGAGCAGATGTGATGACGACAACAGAAGCCCTTGTGGAGACGGTTCCTCGGGAAGCAATTCCCTGCGACTTCTGTGGAGACGGACCTGAAGTCTCCGCAGGACCGAGACTCTCACTGACAGACAGGCTCTTTGGCGTCGGCTTGAATCTGGCCGAGCAGGGCGTCGTTCCGGACGTTCTGATTCGCCGCGCGATTCGCCGATTGCTGTCCGCACGTCTGGCGGAACGGGAAGAGGGCACGTGCGCCGACCATCAGGAACGAATCGAATGGTTTATCGCTTCGGCGTGCAGCGGACCGATTGCGGACGTGCCGGAGAAAGCCAACGAACAGCACTACGAAGTCCCGGCAGAATTCTTCGCCCGGGCTTTGGGACCTCGGAAGAAATACAGTTGCTGTTATTACCCGGATGCGAAGACGTCGCTCCGCACGGCTGAGGAGGAGGCACTTCGGTTGACCTGTACTCAGGCTGAGCTCGCCGACGGTCAGCAAGTTCTCGAACTCGGCTGCGGCTGGGGTTCACTCTCGCTCTGGATGGCTGAGCATTTTCCGGGGTCACAGATCACGGCTGTCTCGAACTCGCGGTCCCAGAAGGCCTTCATTGATGAGTGTGCAACTGAGCGGGGGCTGTTGAATCTGCATGTCGTCACGGCTGACATGAACGAGTTCGCTCCGACAGAAACGTTCGATCGCGTCGTCTCAGTCGAGATGTTCGAGCATATGCGGAACCATCGCCTGCTGCTGCGACGCATTTCGGAATGGCTCAATCCCGACGGCAAGCTGTATGTGCACATCTTCTGCCACCGGGCTCATCCTTATCTGTTCAGTGCGGCGGGGCCACAGGACTGGATGTCGGAGCATTTTTTCAGCGGCGGCATGATGCCCAGTGATGAGTTGTTTCTGCATTATCAGGAAGATTTGATCTGCGAGCGTCGCTGGCGATGGAACGGGCAGCACTACCAGCGGACCTGTGAAGACTGGCTCCTTCAGACCGATGCGGCTCGGGATCAGGTGCTGACTCTCTTCCGGGAATGCTACGGACCGGAGCAGGCCCGAAGTTGGTTGCAGCGATGGCGGATCTTCTTCATGGCCTGCGCGGAGTTGTTCGGCTACAACGACGGAAACGAGTGGTGGGTCTCCCACTACCGATTCTCGAAACGGACCTGATATGACGATTCTTCTCGCCAACGCTGCCGCCATTCTGACACTGATGCTCCTCGTCTGGCTGATCAGTATCCCTTTGCGAAACGTGAGCATCATCGACCCGGTCTGGGGGCTCGGGTTCGTGATCGTCGCCTGGGTGACTTACCTCATGTCGGTGCAAACCGGTGAAGTCTGCTATCTGCTGCCGGTTCTGGTTGCCATCTGGGGGCTGAGGCTGTTTGGTTACCTCGCCTGGAGAAGCTGGGGCGAGGAGGAAGACAAGCGTTACGCCGAGATGCGAGCCAGGCGGCCCGACAACTTCTGGTGGATCAGCCTGTTCATGGTCTTTCTGCTGCAGGGCGTGTTGATGTGGATCATTTCGCTGCCTCTGCAGCTCGGTATCCCCCGCAATCCCGGCGTCGTCAACGTGTGGACGTTCCTGGGAACAGGGCTCTGGATGATCGGGTTCTTCTTCGAGGTCATCGGCGACTGGCAGATGGCTCGCTTCAAGGCGAACCCGGAGAACCAGGGCGAAGTCCTGAACAGCGGCCTTTGGCGTTACACCCGGCATCCCAACTACTTTGGAGAGTTCTGCCTCTGGTGGGGATTCTGGGTGCTGTCGATCTCCGCTGGTGGACCGTACTGGACGGTGATCAGTCCGATCAACATGTCATTCCTTTTGCTCCACGTTTCCGGCGTGACACTGCTGGAGCGTCACATGAGGAAAGACAAACCGAAGTACGAAGAATACACCCGCCGCACAAATGCCTTTTTCCCATGGTTTCCCCGGACGGAATCGGCGGCGACGTGAATGGGCCCAAAAAAGACGAAAGGCTCAGAGTCCCCAAGGGGCTCTGAGCCTTTTCTATAGTGAAGCCACTTTCGTGGCGGGATCTGCGAGTTATTCTGGATTGTGTCATTCCCGGTTGTTTCGTCTCACAAAGGACTGAGCGACCGCCGGGGACGACAGGGGACGCGAATTTTTCTCCGATTTTTCAGGTTGAGCCGCCCGAGCCGCCGGCAATTTCGACGCCTCACTTGGCGGAGTCACTTTTCAGCCGTTATGCTCGTTCTCAGAAGCAGCTCCCGATGACCCTCCGCCGCAATTATTGACAGGAATTGACGATGGCAGAAATCTGGCCGATTGGCGTATTCACCTCGATCGATGCAGGCTTCGGCGTGCATCTCGAAGTCGTCTCTGAACTCAAGATCCCCAGCATTCACGTGCACACTCCGCACGGCAACATGCGGTCCGAAGAGCAGGCCCGCGACTTTCTCGCCCGCTGCACCGATGCGGGTGTGACTGTCACCTGCGTCTTTTGCGGATTTGAAGGCGAAAGTTACGCCGACATTGAAACCACGGCTCGGACAGTCGGCCTGGTTCCGGAAGCGACACGGCAGGAGCGGGTTCTGGATGCCCGGAAGATCGCCGAGTTTGCCCGCCACCTCGGCTGCGATACCCTCGGCATGCACATTGGCTTTGTGCCGGAAGACCGGAACAGCGAATCCTATCGTGATCTGCTGGCCGTCACTCAGGCACTGCTCGACGAACTGGCCGAACATGGGCAGAAGATGCACCTTGAAACCGGACAGGAAACGGCCAGTCACCTGCTGCAGTTCTTCAACGATGTCAATCGCGATAACCTGTTCATCAACTTCGATCCGGCCAACATGATTCTCTACGGCACGGGCGATCCGATCGAAGCGTTGAAGCAGGTCGGCCCGCACGTTCGCAGTGTCCACTGCAAAGACGCCGTCTGGGCTCCGGAAGATCAGCGAGGCACGTCCTGGGGACGCGAAGTGGCTCTGGGACAGGGCGACGTCGACATCAAGAAGTACCTCGAGACGCTCAAGGAGATCGGCTACAAGGGTCCGCTGACGATTGAGCGGGAACTCTCCAGCGATCGACTTCAGCAGAAGAAGGATGTCGGCCAGGCCGTCGAACTGCTGGAAGCCACACGAGCCGAGTTGTGGGGCGAACAGGCCTGATTTCAGTCGTATCCACGACAGTCCACCATGGCTGACTCTCCGGAATCGGGAGGGTGACGATGTTGCAAAACTCGCCCGATGTTTCCGTGGAGAAGCGTTCGTGGTCACGACCGCGAACGCCGGCTCTGGTGGCCGCCATCGCCTTTGCGGGTGGCATTGCTCTCGATCGATCCCAGGGCGATCGCTTTCACTGGGACTGGTTGTTGACCGCTGCTCTGGTCGTGGGCCTGATCTGGCTCGTGCTGGCCGCGATTCGGTCGCGGTTCGCCGTCATCGCTGCCGTGGGGCTGGTCGCCACGTCGGGAATTTGCTGGCATCATCATGTCTGGTCGATTGCTAATCCGAAGCATGTGGTCCGATACGCCGCGAGCGAGGCCACACCGCTTCGATTGAGAGCGACTGTTCTCGATGCTCCCGTGCTGGTGCCACATCGGCTTCCTGACTTCGCGACCGCCTGGCCGGGGGAAGAGAAAAGCCGCTGTCACCTTCAAGCCGAGGCAATTCTGCTTCCGGAACGAAATATTCCGGTGACGGGTCGACTCCGGTTGACGGTCACGGGGCGGATCCCGCATGTCCGGGACGGTGATCGTATCGAAGTGGGAGGTACGTTGCGGCGGTTGACTCCGGCTCGCAATCCCGGGACGTACGATTTCGCCGAGTCAATGCGTCGTGAAGGCGTTCTCTGCACGCTGTTCTGCGAACATGCCGACGGTATTGTTGTGAGGGATCGGCAGCAGGGTTTGCCGGCCTGGTCTCCCCCGATGTTGCTCAGCGGGCTTCGACAGAGGATCTCTCACGTTTACGAGCAGGTCTTCGAAACGGACGTCGCGGCGATGGCGAACGCGCTCGTGCTGGGAGAGCGAAGCGGTCTCGATGGCGAAATTTCGCTCAACTTCCGCCGCAGCGGATTGATGCATCTGCTTTCGATTTCCGGATTGCACGTGGCTCTAATCGGCGTGGTCGCCGGAGCGATTGCAATTTTCCTCCGTCCCGAGACGCGCTTTATCCAATGGCTCGCCCTGGGCGGGATGACACTCAGCCTGCTCCTGGCGGAGTTCCGGCCCCCGGTGTTTCGAGCCTGGTTGCTCGGCGTGCTGCTCGTGGCCAGTTCGATGTCGTTCCGTCCGTGGCGAACCGTGCAGGCGCTGGGGTTGACCGCCTGGGTCTGTCTGATCGTTAATCCCACGTGGCTGTTTGACGCTGGCGCCCAGCTTTCGTTTCTGGGAATTGTGGCGATACTGGGATGCTGGAAATGGCTGCCGGATCTGCTGGGAAGGACCGGCGATGGCGAACCGATTGACCCGACGGAGGAACCATCCGCATGGAGCGGGCCTTTGTCGATCTTCGGGCGGTTCTTGTTCGAGACCTGCATCATCTCACTGGCGGTTACGCTCTGCCTGTTGCCGGTGATTGGTCAATCGTTTCACCTGGTGTCCCTGGCCGGAATTCCCGCGACCGTGCTTGCGCTCCTCCTGCTAACGCTCGCCTTGCCGGGGCTGCTGGTCATTGCCCTGGGAGGACTGCTCTCGACAGTGCTGGTCACGCCGCTCGCCTGGCCGGTCTCGCGGTTGCTGTGGTTGATGGCCGAGATCGCTCAACTCTTCTCGCAAGGCCCACTGCAGTGGATGCCGGCTCGGATCCCGTTTCTTGTTGTCCTCTGTTTCGTGTTCATCGCAGGGATTCTTATCGTTCAGACCCGAAGTCGGATTCCCCGTCTGAAGCCGGTTCTGCTTGCGAGCTGGGTGGTGCTCCTCGCGGCTGGCTTTTCACCCGTGTCGCACCGTACGCTCGAAGCCATGCTTGGGCAACGGAATCTGGAACTGCGAGCCCTCAGCGTCGGTCATGGCAATGCCTGTCTGCTGCGGTGCCCCAACGGGCGGACAATTCTTCTCGACGCCGGTTCGATGGAGAACGGCCAGGCCGCGGCGAATGCGGTTATGGCGAGCCTCAGCGACATGGGTTGCGACCGGCTCGATGCGATTCTGATCTCTCACACCGACACCGACCATCTCAACGCCGTTCCGTTTCTCTTGCGGGATCTGCCGGTGCGGGCCGTGCTGCTAAACCCGGTCGGACTCAATCCCCACCATCGTGGGCTGGCGGCGGTGGTGGCCGCAGCTTCCGAGGCTCAGGTGCCGCTACGAGTCGTTCGGCATCACGACGAGATCGCACTCGATCCCGAAGTGAGAATTCGGGTGCGGCAGAGCGGAAACTCGCCGATCGCCGGGCGAGTCGACGACAATGAACATTCGGTGGTCGTCGAAGTTGGATACGCAGGGCACCGTCTGCTGTTTCCCGGCGATGTCTCCGGAGCAGGGCAACAACGTTTGTTCGAGACATCCGCGGAGAGTTATTCCGTGATCGTGGCTCCGCATCATGGCGGAAGACGGGAGAACACGCCGGAGTTCGCAAACTGGGCCCGACCGGAAGCAGTCATTGTTTCCACAGGCGATGCCGGTTACGAACCTCAATTCACCGAAGTCTATAATCGCTCACGGCTTACGAATACCGCGGAAGGAGCCGTTCGGGTTCGGATCACTTCCCAGGGGAAGCTGAATCTCGATCGCTGGGCTGCGGATCAGCGATGGGCCTCGCTTGCGGAAAAGCCCCGATAGCGACTCAAATTCTGCATCGAGCTCCCCTCAACGCTTCTTGTCCAACGTCCGCCGATCAAGTACCGTACTGGATGAACAGAACCGGCTGCTCGAAGCGGTCCCATTCTCCTCCTCAGTCTTCCTTCCCTCGCGGACCCGGACTGCATTGAGCCTCTCTGGACGCGGTGAAAGAACTCCATGAACGAACCCCAGAAAACTGCGGAAACTCCCGCGCCGTCCGACAGCAAGCAGAAACCACCTCGCGAGAAGGAAACGGCTCGGGAAACGATCGAATCGATCGTCTTTGCGTTCGTCCTGGCCTTTCTGTTTCGAACCTTTGAAGCCGAGGCGTTCGTGATCCCAACCGGATCGATGGCACCGACGCTGTTCGGGCGGCACAAAGATATCGACTGCGAGCAGTGCGGGTACACGTTCCAGTTTGGAGCGAGCACCGAGATTGGCCGCGAAGGCAACGTGATCAGTCCGGAAGGACGGATTCGTGAAGCTCTC is a genomic window of Rubinisphaera margarita containing:
- a CDS encoding DUF1295 domain-containing protein yields the protein MTILLANAAAILTLMLLVWLISIPLRNVSIIDPVWGLGFVIVAWVTYLMSVQTGEVCYLLPVLVAIWGLRLFGYLAWRSWGEEEDKRYAEMRARRPDNFWWISLFMVFLLQGVLMWIISLPLQLGIPRNPGVVNVWTFLGTGLWMIGFFFEVIGDWQMARFKANPENQGEVLNSGLWRYTRHPNYFGEFCLWWGFWVLSISAGGPYWTVISPINMSFLLLHVSGVTLLERHMRKDKPKYEEYTRRTNAFFPWFPRTESAAT
- a CDS encoding C-terminal binding protein, with the translated sequence MSDRPLVVVTDFIEEPLAIEREILGSVAEVVALNAFEEKELHGVIEKASAVMVYHTVPITADTINRLERCKLIVRCGVGYDNVDRPAARKRGISVANVPDYGTEEVADSAIAMALAFTRGTHILNHRLQREFGPWSYQQIVPKPRLRGEVFGIVGLGRIGIATALRAKALGCDVRFYDPYVEQGMDKALGIRQVHSLPELLSAAYVVSLHCPLTEETANLIDEEMLGQMRPGSYLINTARGGVVHPKIILHALENNLLAGAGIDVLPDEPPSPDNPLIQAWRNPDHPAYERLILNPHAAFYCEEGLEEMRVKGSQNCLRVLQGMPPLNVVN
- a CDS encoding SAM-dependent methyltransferase — its product is MTTTEALVETVPREAIPCDFCGDGPEVSAGPRLSLTDRLFGVGLNLAEQGVVPDVLIRRAIRRLLSARLAEREEGTCADHQERIEWFIASACSGPIADVPEKANEQHYEVPAEFFARALGPRKKYSCCYYPDAKTSLRTAEEEALRLTCTQAELADGQQVLELGCGWGSLSLWMAEHFPGSQITAVSNSRSQKAFIDECATERGLLNLHVVTADMNEFAPTETFDRVVSVEMFEHMRNHRLLLRRISEWLNPDGKLYVHIFCHRAHPYLFSAAGPQDWMSEHFFSGGMMPSDELFLHYQEDLICERRWRWNGQHYQRTCEDWLLQTDAARDQVLTLFRECYGPEQARSWLQRWRIFFMACAELFGYNDGNEWWVSHYRFSKRT
- a CDS encoding SAM-dependent methyltransferase — its product is MAVAAPSEIRSTTGRTSVFRSQVSRVLDDLRHGRIILEENGTTTVFGTLGSDGLEAVIRVVDPKMYQRVAFEGSLGAAEAYLQGEWECDDLVELFRILCRNRERLMVMDSGVSRFFLGLAAFAHRLRKNSRAGSQKNIAAHYDLSNAFFELFLDPTMMYSSAYYEDDAMSLDEASLAKLDIVCRKLDLGPEDHVLEIGTGWGGFAEYAVRNVGCRVTTTTVSGQQYDFAKKRIEQAEIADRVTLLKKDYRDLSGSYDKIVSIEMIEAVGHDYLPEYVRKCESLLKPEGWMLVQSILMPDQRYERYRKSVDFIQKYVFPGGHLPSVGAIQHAFDDSSQMRLVEYEEFPESYARTLHEWRQRFKDKLDRVRELGFDERFIRLWEYYLCYCEGAFLEHATTVGHFLWRKVAY
- a CDS encoding ComEC/Rec2 family competence protein, producing MLQNSPDVSVEKRSWSRPRTPALVAAIAFAGGIALDRSQGDRFHWDWLLTAALVVGLIWLVLAAIRSRFAVIAAVGLVATSGICWHHHVWSIANPKHVVRYAASEATPLRLRATVLDAPVLVPHRLPDFATAWPGEEKSRCHLQAEAILLPERNIPVTGRLRLTVTGRIPHVRDGDRIEVGGTLRRLTPARNPGTYDFAESMRREGVLCTLFCEHADGIVVRDRQQGLPAWSPPMLLSGLRQRISHVYEQVFETDVAAMANALVLGERSGLDGEISLNFRRSGLMHLLSISGLHVALIGVVAGAIAIFLRPETRFIQWLALGGMTLSLLLAEFRPPVFRAWLLGVLLVASSMSFRPWRTVQALGLTAWVCLIVNPTWLFDAGAQLSFLGIVAILGCWKWLPDLLGRTGDGEPIDPTEEPSAWSGPLSIFGRFLFETCIISLAVTLCLLPVIGQSFHLVSLAGIPATVLALLLLTLALPGLLVIALGGLLSTVLVTPLAWPVSRLLWLMAEIAQLFSQGPLQWMPARIPFLVVLCFVFIAGILIVQTRSRIPRLKPVLLASWVVLLAAGFSPVSHRTLEAMLGQRNLELRALSVGHGNACLLRCPNGRTILLDAGSMENGQAAANAVMASLSDMGCDRLDAILISHTDTDHLNAVPFLLRDLPVRAVLLNPVGLNPHHRGLAAVVAAASEAQVPLRVVRHHDEIALDPEVRIRVRQSGNSPIAGRVDDNEHSVVVEVGYAGHRLLFPGDVSGAGQQRLFETSAESYSVIVAPHHGGRRENTPEFANWARPEAVIVSTGDAGYEPQFTEVYNRSRLTNTAEGAVRVRITSQGKLNLDRWAADQRWASLAEKPR
- a CDS encoding sugar phosphate isomerase/epimerase family protein; the protein is MAEIWPIGVFTSIDAGFGVHLEVVSELKIPSIHVHTPHGNMRSEEQARDFLARCTDAGVTVTCVFCGFEGESYADIETTARTVGLVPEATRQERVLDARKIAEFARHLGCDTLGMHIGFVPEDRNSESYRDLLAVTQALLDELAEHGQKMHLETGQETASHLLQFFNDVNRDNLFINFDPANMILYGTGDPIEALKQVGPHVRSVHCKDAVWAPEDQRGTSWGREVALGQGDVDIKKYLETLKEIGYKGPLTIERELSSDRLQQKKDVGQAVELLEATRAELWGEQA